Proteins encoded by one window of Anopheles maculipalpis chromosome 2RL, idAnoMacuDA_375_x, whole genome shotgun sequence:
- the LOC126559784 gene encoding arginine/serine-rich coiled-coil protein 2, protein MDFLRNYEADEQEEESDDRESNREQTASPTGSSSSSSTTAGTPDRSGHGKPSTTARRKDEKHDDKKKDDKNLQHKSRKDQHENSSSSNDNHRSRSSSRSTDGSGSKSRSRSPSPASSRTKSNGADAQKSAQKTSSASKDSKDRQSRSPVGPQRRSTGSIPHTGGTSSSNKSPAKAEPKDRRKSSPPRKEASRRNRSTSRDRDRKNRDKERDRTREREREQRNRERERDRDREREREKNRQKDRDRTRDRERERERERDRDRERNRHERGAARDSRGDYRDQRRGGGNWSKSNDRDNNRRDSRGYDRKDKRSGRDYDKDHRRSRRSNSRESRNRRRHSSMTRDSRSKSRSRSRSRSCSKSSPPRASQQQQTPTSHPSYAGGLLPTPPSRFTQNTTPLLPTPPVPQSLLGIPSVLPSSTAGIPSLMSIPTKPPIGSLIPPAVAAKLNLSNEAKTGQLGLPVSQTPVQDPTVASMLLSRSALLRNTAKAAQLEKMGIDVLQQNQKAVDSVPLPSYYNPGVVNPVRYADQVQKRKLLWSHKTNESKEVSSNISKWEQAKFAQDTDGRVASKFLRLMGVKDPKPGEESTSPPPTAAGTSSSSSLTATARSSGSAGGTAGTGGTSNGGKASGDSIKKQEELFSTMEQQYEVARQVTHTMRGVGLGFSSQARQF, encoded by the exons ATGGACTTTCTACGTAACTACGAAGCGGACGAGCAGGAGGAAGAATCAGACGATAGGGAATCGAATCGG GAACAGACCGCGTCACCGACCGGTTCATCGAGCTCTTCCTCCACGACGGCCGGAACGCCCGACAGGAGTGGCCACGGCAAACCATCTACTACTGCACGCCGTAAGGATGAAAAGCATGACGATAAGAAGAAGGATGATAAGAACCTCCAGCACAAATCGCGCAAGGATCAGCATGAG AACTCTTCGTCATCGAACGATAATCACCGCTCGCGATCCTCTTCGCGCTCGACGGACGGTTCTGGTTCCAAGTCTAGATCGCGCAGCCCATCGCCAGCATCATCGCGTACCAAATCGAATGGTGCCGATGCTCAAAAATCGGCACAGAAAACATCTTCGGCTAGCAAGGATAGCAAAGACAGACAATCGAGATCACCGGTAGGTCCTCAGCGTCGTAGTACAGGTTCAATACCACACACAGGTGGCACCAGCAGTAGCAATAAG AGCCCTGCGAAAGCAGAGCCTAAGGATAGAAGAAAATCTTCCCCACCGAGAAAGGAAGCTAGCAGACGTAATCGAAGCACTTCCCGTGACCGTGATCGTAAAAATCGTGATAAGGAACGTGATCGTACGCGGGAGCGTGAACGCGAACAGCGCAATCGTGAGCGGGAACGCGATCGAGATCGTGAGCGGGAGCGGGAAAAGAATCGCCAAAAGGATCGTGATCGTACACGTGATCGGGAACGGGAAAGAGAACGGGAACGGGACAGAGACCGGGAACGCAATCGTCATGAACGGGGAGCGGCTCGCGATTCTCGTGGCGATTATCGAGATCAACGTCGAGGAGGAGGCAATTGGAG CAAATCCAATGATCGAGACAATAACCGACGTGACTCTCGTGGATACGATCGTAAGGATAAACGAAGCGGTCGAGATTACGACAAGGACCACCGTAGGAGTCGTCGCTCAAACTCACGCGAATCACGCAATCGTCGACGTCACTCGTCGATGACTCGGGATTCCCGCTCTAAATCCCgttcgcgatcgcgatcgcgatccTGCAGCAAATCTTCACCACCGCGTGCCagtcagcagcaacaaacaccAACGTCACACCCTTCCTATGCTGGCGGGCTGCTTCCCACACCACCTAGCAGATTTACACAAAATACAACCCCATTGTTACCTACTCCGCCTGTCCCTCAGTCACTGTTGGGAATCCCTTCGGTACTACCTTCCTCAACTGCAGGCATACCGTCCTTGATGAGCATCCCAACGAAACCTCCGATCGGTTCGCTTATCCCTCCAGCCGTCGCGGCCAAACTAAATCTCTCGAACGAGGCTAAAACTGGCCAGCTTGGTCTACCAGTCTCTCAAACACCTGTTCAAGATCCAACCGTCGCAAGCATGCTACTGTCCCGTAGCGCATTGCTGCGTAATACCGCAAAAGCAGCACAGCTAGAAAAGATGGGCATCGATGTGCTGCAACAGAACCAGAAAGCAGTCGACAGTGTACCGCTCCCGTCGTACTACAATCCGGGCGTTGTGAATCCGGTCCGATATGCCGATCAGGTGCAAAAGCGCAAACTGCTCTGGagccacaaaacaaacgaaagcaaGGAGGTATCGTCGAACATTAGCAAATGGGAACAGGCCAAGTTTGCCCAGGACACAGATGGACGGGTAGCGTCGAAATTTCTCCGACTGATGGGTGTAAAGGATCCGAAGCCGGGCGAAGAATCGACATCACCGCCACCAACCGCAGCGGGCACATCTTCGTCATCATCACTCACGGCCACAGCTAGATCGAGTGGCAGTGCTGGTGGTACGGCAGGAACTGGTGGCACATCAAACGGGGGCAAAGCATCGGGAGATAGTATTAAGAAGCAGGAAGAACTGTTCTCAACAATGGAACAGCAGTACGAAGTGGCGCGCCAGGTGACTCATACGATGCGCGGCGTTGGGCTTGGATTTAGCTCCCAAGCTCGTCAGTTCTAA
- the LOC126559101 gene encoding COMM domain-containing protein 4, whose protein sequence is MKFRFCGDGDCPDWVLAEIHSNLAQLTTDQLNELGEHTAKSILGAEIPETEIGKIYSITKGSMDGPKGGIACLRFLLTSASRHNTESTEFGTELQQLGLPKEHTAILCRLLDAYVLKIRAVLREKSLRINQLDTFSCSIPKNTIDCIQLKIGIQNEIVDGLPKQTSHTVNLNRNDALLLLNELKAVRDTMESYNFDKKYSEEK, encoded by the exons ATG AAATTTCGCTTCTGCGGCGATGGTGACTGTCCCGATTGGGTGCTGGCCGAAATCCATTCCAACCTGGCCCAACTCACGACGGACCAGCTGAACGAGCTTGGTGAACATACGGCTAAGTCAATCCTAGGAGCGGAAATACCG GAGACCGAAATTGGCAAAATCTATTCCATCACAAAGGGTTCCATGGATGGACCGAAGGGTGGTATTGCTTGTTTAAGATTTCTGCTTACCAGTGCCTCTCGACACAATACAGAAAGTACCGAATTCGGCACGGAACTTCAGCAGCTCGGACTGCCAAAGGAACATACCGCCATCCTTTGCCGACTGTTGGACGCTTATGTACTGAAAATCCGTGCCGTGCTGCGGGAGAAAAGTTTGCGCATTAATCAGCTGGACACGTTCAGCTGCAGCATTCCGAAGAATACGATCGACTGCATTCAGCTGAAGATAGGCATCCAGAATGAGATAGTCGACGGGTTGCCAAAGCAAACGTCCCATACGGTGAACCTGAACCGAAACGATGCGCTGCTATTGCTGAACGAGCTGAAAGCGGTTCGCGATACGATGGAGAGCTATAATTTTGATAAGAAATATTCGGAGGAGAAATAA